The Erythrobacter aurantius genome includes a window with the following:
- a CDS encoding CBU_0592 family membrane protein, whose translation METPLDIYSIIGFFGTACIIGAYAYLTYVDEPNPYILHGTNLTGAGLLTISLLVHTNWPSLVLEGFWAAIAVFGLVKAFSRRKAEKVDI comes from the coding sequence ATGGAAACCCCGCTCGACATCTACAGCATCATCGGGTTTTTCGGCACAGCCTGCATCATCGGCGCTTATGCCTATCTGACCTATGTCGATGAACCCAACCCCTACATCCTCCACGGCACCAATCTGACGGGCGCCGGCCTGCTGACGATCAGCCTGCTGGTCCACACCAACTGGCCCAGCCTCGTGCTCGAAGGGTTCTGGGCGGCAATCGCGGTGTTCGGACTGGTAAAGGCGTTCAGCAGGCGGAAAGCGGAGAAAGTAGACATCTGA
- a CDS encoding F0F1 ATP synthase subunit B family protein — protein sequence MSDIIALTIADGPSAFGIDSYQWVSLAMLILIAVFVWKKVPGMITGGLDAKIAEIRQQLDEAKALRAEAETLRDEYAAKIASAEKDAEAMMEGASREADAILAKAEADSEAMVARRKRMAEDKIAAAEREAVDGVRASAANAAAAASRTIIAEKHDGAADKALADEVIASL from the coding sequence ATGTCTGATATCATCGCCCTGACCATTGCTGACGGCCCTTCGGCCTTCGGGATCGATTCCTATCAGTGGGTGTCGCTCGCGATGCTCATCCTGATCGCGGTGTTCGTGTGGAAGAAGGTTCCCGGAATGATCACCGGCGGCCTCGATGCCAAGATCGCCGAAATCCGCCAGCAGCTTGACGAAGCCAAGGCGCTGCGCGCCGAAGCGGAAACGCTGCGCGACGAATACGCCGCCAAGATCGCATCGGCAGAAAAGGACGCCGAAGCGATGATGGAAGGCGCTAGCCGCGAAGCAGACGCCATCCTCGCCAAGGCCGAAGCCGACAGCGAAGCGATGGTCGCCCGGCGCAAGCGCATGGCCGAAGACAAGATCGCCGCAGCAGAGCGTGAAGCTGTGGATGGCGTCCGCGCCAGCGCCGCCAATGCCGCTGCCGCCGCATCGCGCACGATCATCGCCGAAAAGCATGATGGTGCGGCTGACAAGGCGCTGGCTGACGAGGTTATCGCCTCGCTCTGA
- the rpsP gene encoding 30S ribosomal protein S16, which produces MAVAIRLSRGGAKKRPYYRIVVSDTRSPRDGKYLEQIGTYNPLLAKDNPERVKLDEDRARHWIGVGAKPTDRVLRFLDAAGILERAPRNNPKKGEPGENAKERAEEKAAKLAEAEEAAKAAEEEAKAAAEAPAEEAPAEEAPAADEAGEEKAEG; this is translated from the coding sequence ATGGCAGTTGCAATCCGGCTTTCGCGCGGCGGTGCGAAGAAGCGTCCGTATTACCGCATCGTGGTTTCGGACACCCGTTCCCCGCGTGACGGCAAGTATCTCGAGCAGATCGGCACCTACAACCCGCTGCTCGCCAAGGATAATCCCGAGCGCGTGAAGCTCGACGAAGACCGCGCCCGTCACTGGATCGGCGTTGGCGCCAAGCCGACCGACCGCGTGCTCCGCTTCCTCGATGCCGCCGGCATCCTCGAGCGTGCACCGCGCAACAACCCGAAGAAGGGCGAGCCGGGCGAAAACGCCAAGGAACGCGCTGAAGAAAAGGCTGCAAAGCTGGCTGAAGCCGAAGAAGCTGCAAAGGCTGCCGAAGAAGAAGCCAAGGCCGCTGCCGAAGCTCCGGCTGAAGAAGCTCCCGCCGAAGAAGCTCCCGCCGCTGACGAAGCTGGCGAAGAAAAGGCCGAAGGCTGA
- the cmk gene encoding (d)CMP kinase, with protein sequence MIIAVDGPTASGKGTIAKRLAAHFGVPHLDTGLLYRAVGRQVAINGGDPDNPADAQAACAFPDELMLDEVLRSEETGGLASRVSIHPGVRKALFDRQRAFAEQPGGAVLDGRDIGTVIAPDADVKLFITASVQERARRRWLEMTGREIEIPLIEIERDIVNRDARDINRADAPLKAAPDALIIDTTEFDQNGAFELVLEAVTAALEKQ encoded by the coding sequence ATGATTATCGCTGTTGATGGCCCGACAGCTTCGGGCAAGGGAACCATTGCCAAGAGGCTTGCCGCGCATTTCGGGGTGCCGCATCTCGATACCGGTCTGCTGTATCGCGCAGTAGGGCGGCAGGTCGCTATCAACGGGGGCGATCCCGACAATCCTGCAGACGCGCAGGCGGCTTGCGCCTTTCCTGACGAATTGATGCTGGACGAGGTGCTGCGCAGCGAGGAAACCGGCGGATTGGCGAGCCGCGTCTCGATCCACCCCGGTGTGCGCAAGGCCCTGTTCGATCGGCAACGGGCCTTCGCCGAGCAACCCGGCGGCGCGGTGCTCGACGGGCGTGATATCGGCACGGTGATCGCACCCGATGCCGATGTGAAGCTGTTCATCACCGCCAGCGTGCAGGAACGCGCGCGGCGGCGCTGGCTGGAGATGACGGGTCGCGAAATCGAGATCCCGCTGATCGAGATCGAGCGCGATATCGTCAATCGCGACGCGCGCGACATCAACCGGGCCGATGCCCCGCTCAAGGCAGCGCCCGACGCGCTGATCATCGACACGACCGAATTTGACCAGAACGGCGCGTTCGAACTGGTGCTCGAAGCGGTCACCGCGGCGCTGGAGAAGCAATAG
- the rpsA gene encoding 30S ribosomal protein S1 — translation MATSANPTRDDFEALLNEQLGGAGEDGFEGRVVMGTVTAIENGYAVIDVGLKSEGRISLKEFSRGEDDHGLSVGDEVEVYVDRVENADGEAMLSRDRARREAAWDKLESEFGEGKRVEGRIFGRVKGGFTVDLDGAVAFLPGSQVDIRPVRDVNPLMEVPQPFQILKMDRRRGNIVVSRRAVLEETRAEQRSELISDLAEGQVIDGVVKNITDYGAFVDLGGIDGLLHVTDMSYKRVNHPSEVIAIGDTVTVQIVRINADTQRISLGMKQLESDPWDGVAAKYPIGMKLSGQVTNITEYGAFVELEPGIEGLVHVSEMSWTKKNVHPGKIVSTSQEVEVMVLEVDSDKRRISLGLKQAQRNPWDEFAEKHPVGTEVEGEVKNATEFGLFIGLDGDVDGMVHMSDIAWGISGEDALALHRKGEMVKAVVLDVDVEKERISLGMKQLEKGAPTEAGAAAAGSLRKGQTVTVTVLEVRDGGLEVQVGDDGATGFIKRSDLGRDRDEQRPDRFQVGSKVDAMVTGFDRSKKPNFSIKARQIAEEKEAVQQFGSSDSGASLGDILGEALKKGE, via the coding sequence ATGGCAACTTCTGCCAACCCCACGCGCGACGATTTCGAAGCGCTGCTTAACGAACAGCTCGGCGGCGCCGGCGAAGACGGCTTTGAAGGCCGCGTCGTCATGGGCACCGTCACCGCGATCGAAAACGGCTATGCCGTGATCGACGTTGGCCTCAAGAGCGAAGGCCGTATCTCACTCAAGGAATTCAGCCGCGGCGAAGACGATCACGGCCTGTCGGTCGGTGACGAAGTCGAAGTCTATGTCGACCGCGTCGAAAACGCCGACGGCGAAGCCATGCTGTCGCGTGACCGCGCTCGTCGCGAAGCCGCGTGGGACAAGCTGGAAAGCGAATTTGGCGAAGGCAAGCGCGTCGAAGGTCGCATCTTCGGCCGCGTCAAGGGTGGCTTCACCGTCGACCTCGACGGCGCCGTGGCCTTCCTCCCCGGCTCGCAGGTGGACATCCGTCCGGTTCGCGACGTGAACCCGCTGATGGAAGTGCCGCAGCCGTTCCAGATCCTCAAGATGGATCGTCGTCGCGGCAACATCGTCGTCTCGCGTCGTGCGGTGCTCGAAGAGACCCGCGCCGAACAGCGCAGCGAACTGATCAGCGATCTGGCCGAAGGTCAGGTGATCGACGGCGTCGTCAAGAACATCACCGATTACGGTGCTTTCGTTGACCTCGGCGGCATCGACGGCCTGCTGCATGTCACCGACATGAGCTACAAGCGCGTCAACCACCCGAGCGAAGTGATCGCCATCGGCGACACCGTGACGGTTCAGATCGTGCGCATCAACGCCGATACCCAGCGCATCAGCCTCGGCATGAAGCAGCTCGAAAGCGATCCGTGGGATGGCGTCGCCGCCAAGTATCCGATCGGCATGAAGCTGTCGGGTCAGGTGACCAACATCACCGAATACGGCGCATTCGTCGAACTGGAGCCGGGCATCGAAGGCCTGGTCCACGTCAGCGAAATGAGCTGGACCAAGAAGAACGTCCACCCCGGCAAGATCGTCTCGACCTCGCAGGAAGTCGAAGTCATGGTGCTCGAAGTCGACAGCGACAAGCGTCGCATTTCGCTCGGCCTCAAGCAGGCCCAGCGCAATCCGTGGGACGAATTCGCCGAGAAGCACCCGGTCGGCACCGAAGTCGAAGGCGAAGTCAAGAACGCCACCGAATTCGGCCTGTTCATCGGCCTCGACGGCGATGTCGACGGCATGGTCCACATGTCGGATATCGCATGGGGCATTTCGGGCGAAGACGCGCTGGCGCTTCACCGCAAGGGTGAAATGGTCAAGGCCGTGGTTCTCGACGTCGATGTCGAGAAGGAACGCATCAGCCTCGGCATGAAGCAGCTCGAAAAGGGTGCTCCGACCGAAGCGGGTGCCGCTGCCGCAGGTTCCCTGCGCAAGGGCCAGACCGTCACCGTTACCGTCCTCGAAGTCCGCGATGGCGGCCTCGAAGTGCAGGTTGGCGACGACGGCGCGACCGGCTTCATCAAGCGTTCGGACCTCGGCCGTGACCGTGACGAACAGCGCCCCGACCGCTTCCAGGTCGGCAGCAAGGTTGACGCGATGGTCACCGGTTTCGACCGTTCGAAGAAGCCCAACTTCTCGATCAAGGCGCGTCAGATCGCCGAAGAGAAGGAAGCGGTGCAGCAGTTCGGTTCGTCCGACAGCGGCGCGTCGCTGGGCGACATCCTGGGCGAGGCTCTGAAGAAGGGCGAGTAA
- a CDS encoding F0F1 ATP synthase subunit B family protein: MPQIAQLAETYSSQIFWLLFFFGITFFVIGRGMVPKVMGTVALRDKQIADDLAAAQAARDAADAQEEAWRKRENENRAKAQGVIAEAKAKAAVASEKKLAAAQKRLDTKLAKAEADIDAARAAAMAEVEDVAAEATQDIVARLAGAKIDKRTAKSAVKKALANV; this comes from the coding sequence ATGCCTCAGATAGCCCAGCTAGCCGAAACCTACTCCAGCCAGATTTTCTGGCTCCTGTTCTTCTTCGGCATCACCTTCTTCGTTATCGGACGGGGAATGGTGCCCAAGGTGATGGGCACCGTTGCTCTGCGCGACAAGCAGATCGCTGACGACCTTGCCGCTGCGCAGGCCGCCCGTGATGCGGCAGACGCTCAGGAAGAAGCCTGGCGCAAACGCGAGAACGAAAACCGTGCCAAGGCGCAAGGCGTGATTGCCGAAGCCAAGGCCAAGGCGGCCGTCGCTTCGGAAAAGAAGCTGGCAGCGGCACAAAAGCGGCTTGATACCAAGCTGGCCAAGGCCGAGGCCGATATCGACGCGGCGCGTGCAGCGGCGATGGCTGAGGTCGAGGATGTCGCGGCGGAAGCCACTCAGGACATCGTCGCCCGTCTCGCGGGGGCCAAGATCGACAAGCGGACTGCAAAATCCGCCGTGAAGAAGGCGCTCGCCAATGTCTGA
- the ffh gene encoding signal recognition particle protein has translation MFDSLSDRLGGVFDKLKGRGALKEQDVRDAMREVRVALLEADVALPVARRFIDSVTEKAIGQEVLKSVKPGQQVIKIVHDELISILSGDDGEAVSEGLNLEAKPPVVIMMVGLQGSGKTTTTAKLGKLIRERHGKKAMMASLDVNRPAAQEQLKVLGEQVDVATLPIVAGQQPVDIARRAMESARLQNFDVLLLDTAGRLHVDAALMAEMQAVASVSAPTEVLLVVDSLTGQDAVNVAQSFTSEVPLTGVVLTRMDGDARGGAALSMRAVTGKPIKFAGTGEKLDAIEPFRPASVADRILGMGDVVSLVEKAAATIKEEEAAKLAENFEKGKFDLNDLRMQLRQMQSMGGLGMLAGMMPGMKKAKQAMAASNMDDKVLVHMDAIIGSMTPKERARPELMNAKRKKRVAAGSGTDVQTVNKLLKMHQEMGRAMKQLRKMGGLKGLAAMFGAGGGAGGPMGGMPGAGGLPGLGGMGGGPGGLPPGLPGLGGPKGKK, from the coding sequence ATGTTTGACAGTCTGTCCGACCGCCTTGGCGGCGTCTTTGACAAGCTCAAGGGCCGCGGCGCTCTGAAAGAACAGGACGTCCGCGATGCCATGCGCGAAGTCCGCGTCGCGCTGCTCGAAGCCGATGTGGCGCTGCCGGTTGCCCGCCGCTTCATCGATTCGGTCACCGAAAAGGCGATCGGGCAGGAAGTCCTGAAATCGGTGAAGCCCGGCCAGCAGGTGATCAAGATCGTCCATGACGAACTGATCTCCATCCTGTCTGGCGACGATGGCGAGGCTGTCAGCGAAGGTCTCAATCTCGAAGCCAAGCCGCCTGTCGTCATCATGATGGTCGGCCTTCAGGGCTCGGGCAAGACGACGACCACGGCAAAGCTGGGCAAGCTGATCCGCGAACGCCACGGCAAGAAGGCGATGATGGCATCGCTCGACGTGAACCGTCCGGCGGCGCAGGAACAGCTCAAGGTTCTGGGTGAGCAGGTCGATGTCGCTACCCTGCCGATCGTGGCGGGCCAGCAGCCGGTCGATATCGCCCGGCGCGCGATGGAATCGGCGCGTTTGCAGAATTTCGACGTGCTGCTGCTCGACACAGCAGGCCGTCTCCACGTCGATGCGGCGCTGATGGCCGAAATGCAGGCCGTCGCCAGCGTTTCAGCCCCCACCGAAGTGCTGCTGGTGGTGGACAGCCTGACCGGCCAGGACGCCGTCAACGTCGCGCAAAGCTTTACCAGCGAAGTCCCGCTGACGGGCGTTGTCCTCACCCGCATGGACGGCGATGCGCGCGGCGGCGCGGCGCTGTCGATGCGCGCGGTGACGGGCAAGCCGATCAAGTTTGCCGGTACCGGTGAAAAACTCGACGCGATCGAACCTTTCCGCCCCGCCTCGGTCGCAGACCGTATCCTTGGCATGGGCGATGTCGTCAGCCTCGTCGAAAAGGCGGCGGCGACGATCAAGGAAGAAGAGGCCGCCAAGCTCGCCGAGAATTTCGAGAAGGGCAAATTCGACCTCAACGACTTGCGGATGCAGCTGCGCCAGATGCAGAGCATGGGCGGCCTTGGAATGCTGGCGGGCATGATGCCGGGCATGAAGAAGGCCAAGCAGGCGATGGCCGCGTCCAACATGGACGACAAGGTGCTGGTCCACATGGACGCGATCATCGGCTCGATGACGCCCAAGGAGCGCGCTCGCCCGGAATTGATGAATGCCAAGCGCAAGAAGCGCGTGGCGGCAGGCAGCGGCACCGATGTGCAAACGGTGAACAAGCTGCTCAAGATGCATCAGGAAATGGGCCGCGCGATGAAGCAGCTCAGGAAGATGGGCGGGCTGAAAGGCCTCGCCGCGATGTTCGGTGCCGGTGGTGGCGCGGGCGGCCCGATGGGCGGAATGCCTGGTGCTGGCGGGCTTCCCGGCCTCGGCGGAATGGGCGGTGGCCCCGGCGGACTTCCTCCCGGACTTCCGGGCCTTGGCGGGCCCAAGGGCAAGAAATAG
- the aroA gene encoding 3-phosphoshikimate 1-carboxyvinyltransferase, with protein MPSHTFHPPAPLTGRLRVPGDKSISHRALMFAGLAMGQSRITGLLEGEDVLATAAAMRQLGARIERSDDGSWIVDGAGVGSLLEPKQALDMGNSGTSTRLMMGLLASHAISATFIGDASLSGRPMNRVIDPLSQMGATFEASPGGTLPCMLRGASPAVPITYRLPVASAQVKSAVLLAGLNTPGITRVIEPVPTRDHTERMLTGFGAKLEVTEENGERVIAIHGEADLKPMDVVVPGDPSSAAFFLVAASIVPGSDLVIENVGLNPTRAGIVTVLRQMGADIEELSPREVGGEPVADLRVRHARLKGVDVDPAIVPSMVDEFPVLFVTAALAEGTTRTTGLEELRVKESDRISVMAEALTLAGARVEEQEDGLTIHGTGGEPLRGTPDSASVATRLDHRIAMSMAVAGLVSRDGVRVDDIAPIATSFPSFIDLLENAAS; from the coding sequence ATGCCGAGCCACACATTCCATCCTCCCGCCCCGCTCACCGGCCGCCTGCGCGTGCCGGGGGACAAGTCGATCAGCCACCGCGCCCTGATGTTCGCAGGGCTTGCCATGGGGCAAAGCCGGATCACCGGATTGCTCGAAGGCGAGGACGTGCTGGCCACGGCTGCCGCCATGCGCCAGCTGGGTGCGCGAATCGAACGCTCGGACGATGGCAGCTGGATCGTCGATGGTGCAGGCGTCGGCAGCCTGCTCGAACCCAAACAGGCGCTCGACATGGGCAATTCGGGCACTTCCACCCGCCTGATGATGGGACTGCTGGCAAGCCACGCGATCAGCGCCACCTTCATCGGCGACGCCAGCCTTTCGGGCCGCCCGATGAACCGCGTGATCGACCCGCTGAGCCAGATGGGCGCGACCTTCGAAGCCTCGCCCGGAGGCACCCTGCCCTGCATGCTTCGCGGCGCATCGCCCGCTGTGCCGATCACCTACCGCCTGCCCGTCGCCAGCGCGCAGGTGAAAAGCGCGGTGCTGCTGGCGGGACTGAACACGCCGGGAATCACCCGCGTGATCGAACCTGTCCCCACCCGCGACCACACCGAAAGAATGCTGACCGGATTCGGCGCAAAGCTGGAGGTGACGGAAGAGAACGGGGAGCGCGTCATCGCCATCCATGGCGAAGCCGACCTTAAACCGATGGATGTGGTGGTACCGGGGGATCCTTCCTCTGCCGCCTTCTTCCTCGTCGCCGCCAGCATCGTGCCGGGCAGCGATCTCGTGATCGAGAACGTCGGGCTCAACCCCACGCGCGCGGGGATTGTCACGGTGCTGAGGCAGATGGGCGCGGATATCGAGGAGCTTTCCCCCCGCGAAGTCGGCGGTGAGCCGGTGGCAGACCTGCGGGTGCGCCACGCGCGGCTGAAAGGCGTCGATGTCGACCCCGCTATCGTACCGAGCATGGTCGATGAATTCCCCGTGCTGTTCGTTACCGCCGCGCTCGCCGAGGGGACGACGCGCACCACCGGGCTGGAGGAATTGCGGGTCAAAGAATCGGACCGCATCAGCGTTATGGCCGAGGCGCTGACGCTGGCGGGTGCAAGGGTCGAAGAGCAGGAAGACGGCCTTACCATTCATGGCACGGGCGGCGAGCCTTTGCGCGGCACTCCGGACAGCGCGAGCGTCGCGACCCGGCTCGATCACCGAATTGCGATGAGCATGGCGGTGGCAGGCCTTGTCAGCCGCGACGGTGTGCGGGTGGACGATATCGCCCCGATCGCCACCAGCTTTCCCAGCTTCATCGACTTGCTAGAAAACGCTGCTTCCTGA
- a CDS encoding NADPH:quinone oxidoreductase family protein, translating to MKALIVDNLSDDLSGLALTETPSPVRMPGEVLVAVRAASLNFPDLLMTQGAYQFKPELPFTSGLEFAGEVLEANPDSGYAPGDRVMGGNKTGGFAEFASVSAQKLSHIPDGISFAQAAAMGAAYSTAYTGLVELCGLKSGQWVLVTGASGGVSLAAIDLAKALGARVIAATGSPQKQAMIEARSRADHVISTDGRFRESASEITGGALCDIVFDPVGGDVFDESTRCVAFGGKLVVVGFTSGRIADIPTNIPLIKGFSIVGLRAGEYARRFPERGKAIQAEIARLAEVGAISPAIDRILPLSRWREGFEAMANRELVGKVVFEPGA from the coding sequence ATGAAAGCGTTAATCGTCGATAACCTGTCGGATGACCTGTCAGGACTGGCGCTGACTGAGACTCCATCGCCCGTCCGCATGCCGGGCGAGGTTCTGGTGGCAGTGCGGGCGGCCTCGCTCAATTTCCCCGATCTGCTGATGACGCAGGGGGCCTACCAGTTCAAACCCGAGCTGCCCTTCACCTCCGGGCTCGAATTCGCAGGCGAGGTGCTGGAGGCCAATCCGGACAGCGGCTATGCGCCCGGCGACCGGGTAATGGGCGGAAACAAGACCGGCGGCTTTGCCGAGTTTGCGAGCGTCAGTGCGCAAAAGCTCTCGCATATCCCTGACGGTATCAGCTTTGCACAAGCTGCGGCTATGGGAGCGGCTTACTCGACAGCCTACACCGGCCTCGTCGAATTGTGCGGGCTCAAATCGGGCCAGTGGGTGCTGGTGACAGGTGCGAGCGGCGGAGTGTCGCTGGCGGCGATCGACCTTGCAAAAGCGCTGGGCGCGCGCGTCATCGCGGCGACCGGATCGCCGCAAAAGCAAGCCATGATCGAGGCGCGCAGCCGGGCAGACCATGTCATCTCCACCGATGGAAGATTCCGTGAGAGCGCGTCGGAGATCACCGGCGGTGCGCTTTGCGATATTGTCTTCGACCCAGTCGGCGGCGATGTGTTCGACGAATCCACTCGCTGCGTCGCCTTTGGCGGCAAGCTGGTCGTGGTCGGCTTCACCAGCGGACGGATTGCCGACATCCCGACCAACATTCCGCTGATCAAGGGCTTCAGCATCGTCGGCCTGCGTGCCGGCGAATATGCTCGCCGCTTTCCCGAGCGGGGCAAGGCGATTCAGGCTGAAATCGCCAGGCTGGCGGAGGTGGGAGCAATCAGTCCGGCGATCGACCGGATACTGCCACTCAGCCGATGGCGCGAAGGCTTTGAAGCGATGGCCAATCGCGAACTGGTGGGCAAAGTGGTGTTCGAACCCGGCGCCTGA
- a CDS encoding DUF411 domain-containing protein: protein MKRRLFAPALLMLAACTSAAQAATYEMFRDPNCGCCGLWADHVRTENEVPVEVTVTQDMTRVKQQHGVPQDLWSCHTMIVDGYVIEGHVPAEQIERLLKEKPRGMVGLAVPGMPIGSPGMEMGNRKQPYQVIAFREDGSRFVFASYS, encoded by the coding sequence ATGAAACGACGCCTTTTCGCCCCCGCCCTTCTCATGCTTGCCGCCTGCACCAGCGCAGCTCAGGCCGCCACCTATGAAATGTTCCGCGATCCCAATTGTGGTTGCTGCGGATTGTGGGCCGATCATGTGCGCACCGAAAACGAAGTGCCCGTCGAAGTCACCGTCACACAGGACATGACGCGCGTGAAGCAGCAGCACGGCGTCCCGCAGGACCTTTGGAGCTGCCACACGATGATCGTCGATGGCTATGTGATCGAAGGCCACGTGCCCGCCGAACAGATCGAACGCCTGCTCAAGGAAAAGCCGAGGGGCATGGTTGGCCTCGCCGTACCCGGAATGCCGATCGGTTCACCCGGCATGGAAATGGGCAACCGCAAGCAGCCCTATCAGGTCATCGCCTTTCGCGAGGACGGCAGCCGCTTTGTCTTCGCCAGCTACAGCTAG
- a CDS encoding F0F1 ATP synthase subunit A → MAGEEAKVDPMKQFHIEPLFGQSWDIAGFNIAFTNSAMWMAITTVLLWVFVFGGMKRELVPGRWQMAVETFTGFIDDMLEANIGKEGRKYVPYVFSLFMFILFANLLGLLPVGIIPGVHAFTFTSHFTVTGVLAAISFSIVLIVGFAKHGIKFFTLFVPHGTPAPMIPAIFLIELFSFLIRPFSLALRLFVAMMAGHVLLKVLSSFVIDGANYGIGTTLIVALPSFALMIAISALEILVAGIQAYVFALLTSLYINDAEHLH, encoded by the coding sequence GTGGCAGGCGAAGAAGCCAAAGTCGATCCGATGAAGCAGTTCCACATCGAGCCGTTGTTCGGCCAAAGCTGGGACATTGCAGGCTTCAATATCGCGTTCACCAACTCCGCCATGTGGATGGCGATCACCACGGTTTTGCTGTGGGTGTTCGTGTTCGGCGGCATGAAGCGTGAGCTGGTTCCGGGCCGCTGGCAGATGGCGGTGGAAACCTTCACCGGCTTCATAGACGACATGCTTGAAGCGAACATCGGCAAGGAAGGGCGCAAATATGTGCCCTACGTCTTCAGCCTGTTCATGTTCATCCTGTTCGCGAACCTGCTGGGCCTTTTGCCCGTCGGTATCATTCCGGGCGTCCACGCCTTCACCTTCACCAGCCACTTCACCGTCACCGGTGTGCTGGCCGCCATCAGTTTCTCGATCGTCCTGATCGTCGGTTTTGCGAAGCACGGGATCAAGTTCTTCACGCTGTTCGTGCCGCACGGCACGCCAGCGCCGATGATTCCCGCGATCTTCCTGATCGAACTGTTCTCGTTCCTGATCCGCCCGTTCAGCCTAGCCCTGCGTCTGTTCGTGGCGATGATGGCGGGTCACGTCCTGCTGAAAGTGCTGTCGAGCTTTGTCATCGATGGCGCGAATTACGGCATCGGAACCACCCTGATCGTCGCCCTGCCTAGCTTCGCCCTGATGATTGCCATCAGCGCCTTGGAAATTCTGGTGGCTGGCATTCAGGCATACGTCTTTGCGCTGCTCACGTCGCTGTACATCAACGACGCAGAGCACCTCCACTGA
- the gloB gene encoding hydroxyacylglutathione hydrolase: MLEVHQFPCLSDNYGYLLHNSVTCETAAIDTPDAKEYLKQAAAKGWSITHIWNTHWHPDHAGGNEAIQQATGCTILGPAEIEGKFPIDRVVAHGETVNLGNYRADVIDVSGHTNGHIAFHIPEQGIAFVGDAVFALGCGRMFEGEPKQFWNSLDRIRRLPTETTLYCAHEYTQSNAKFALHADPDNEALQEYAAEIDAKRARGEWTVPTVLSRELATNPFLRADDPAMMAKWGGAAPYETFAALRAAKDNF, from the coding sequence ATGCTAGAAGTCCACCAGTTCCCCTGCCTGTCCGACAATTACGGATACCTGCTCCACAATTCGGTCACCTGCGAAACCGCCGCGATCGACACCCCCGATGCCAAGGAATACCTGAAACAGGCTGCGGCCAAGGGATGGAGCATCACGCACATCTGGAACACGCACTGGCATCCCGATCACGCAGGCGGCAATGAAGCGATCCAGCAAGCCACTGGCTGCACCATCCTTGGCCCGGCCGAAATAGAGGGCAAGTTCCCGATCGACCGCGTTGTCGCCCACGGCGAAACCGTGAACCTCGGTAACTACCGTGCCGACGTGATCGACGTGTCGGGCCACACCAACGGCCACATCGCCTTCCATATCCCCGAACAAGGCATTGCCTTCGTCGGTGACGCCGTGTTCGCACTCGGCTGCGGGCGGATGTTCGAAGGCGAGCCCAAGCAGTTCTGGAACAGCCTTGACCGTATCCGCAGGCTGCCAACCGAAACCACGCTCTATTGCGCGCACGAATACACGCAGTCGAACGCCAAGTTCGCACTCCACGCCGATCCCGACAATGAGGCGCTGCAGGAATACGCCGCCGAAATCGACGCAAAGCGCGCGCGGGGCGAATGGACGGTACCAACTGTGCTCAGCCGCGAGCTGGCGACCAACCCCTTCCTGCGGGCGGACGATCCGGCGATGATGGCGAAGTGGGGCGGCGCTGCGCCTTACGAGACCTTTGCGGCTCTGCGCGCGGCGAAGGACAATTTCTGA
- a CDS encoding FYDLN acid domain-containing protein, whose amino-acid sequence MAKPEWGTKRTCPKCGERFYDLGKDDPVSCIECGEEWDPEPVLKSKQPIPLDEADKKKDDADSDLGGDDDDLDDIGDIDDDDDSPDNDVDLGGDDDLGVPAGKDDDGDDDN is encoded by the coding sequence ATGGCGAAGCCTGAATGGGGTACCAAGCGTACCTGTCCGAAATGCGGAGAACGCTTCTACGATCTGGGCAAGGATGATCCGGTTTCCTGCATCGAATGCGGTGAGGAATGGGATCCGGAGCCGGTGCTCAAGTCGAAGCAGCCTATCCCGCTGGATGAAGCCGACAAGAAGAAGGACGACGCCGACAGCGATCTGGGCGGCGACGATGATGATCTGGACGATATCGGCGATATCGACGACGATGATGATTCGCCGGATAACGACGTTGACCTGGGCGGCGATGACGATCTCGGCGTGCCTGCGGGCAAGGACGACGACGGCGACGACGATAACTGA
- a CDS encoding F0F1 ATP synthase subunit C, protein MEAEAAKLVGAGLAAIGAGMAAIGVGNVFGSFLESALRNPGAADGQQGRLFIGFAAAELLGLLAFVVAMILIFVA, encoded by the coding sequence ATGGAAGCAGAAGCAGCCAAGCTCGTCGGCGCAGGCCTCGCAGCAATCGGTGCCGGTATGGCCGCGATTGGCGTGGGTAACGTTTTCGGTTCGTTCCTCGAAAGCGCGCTGCGCAATCCGGGCGCTGCCGACGGTCAGCAGGGTCGTCTGTTCATCGGCTTCGCCGCAGCCGAACTTCTCGGCCTGCTGGCGTTCGTCGTCGCCATGATCCTGATCTTCGTCGCCTGA